In a single window of the Anabas testudineus chromosome 19, fAnaTes1.2, whole genome shotgun sequence genome:
- the LOC113155866 gene encoding glycylpeptide N-tetradecanoyltransferase 1-like: MSDSNTDKMQTEDNSDRAKKNKKKQKKKDAWRPEGPKDPFAMLQTLSENKQQEIQKALHLFSLGSGLPKTMEEAMKYTYSFWETQPVPRLGDSITTHGPIVENVVSVRKEPYSLPQGFSWDTLDLSNPTMLKELCTLLNENYVEEDDNTIRLNFSLEYLQWALQPPNWLAQCHCAVRVDANKKLVGFIAAVPANIRIYEAEKRVVQVKFLCVHKKLRLKRMTPVLIRELTRRVNQQGVSLAVYTAGVVVPTPLSSCSYWHRPLNLRKLIEVSYPGLRLKVNLQRTLKLNRLPEVTKTPGLQPMTKDDVEGIYSLLQKNLCRFHLSPILTAQEVEHWLLPRENVIDTFVVKGHDGTLTDVVSFYNVASTVLNHTVHTGLREAHLLYIGCTATDPVDLVEDTLVLAKSKGFDIFCALDVMDNMYFLEKLKFSISDKSLHYYLYNWMCPNMRPDKVGLMLPN; the protein is encoded by the exons ATGTCTGACTCAAACAC TGATAAGATGCAAACAGAGGACAATAGTGACAGagcaaagaagaacaaaaagaagcaaaagaagaaagatgCCTGGAGGCCAGAGGGACCCAAAGACCCATTTGCCATG CTGCAGACTCTATCAGAGAATAAGCAACAGGAGATCCAGAAAGCCCTCCACCTCTTCTCCCTGGGCTCTGGTCTACCAAAGACCATGGAGGAGGCCATGAAATACACCTACAGCTTCTGGGAAACGCAACCTGTCCCCAGACTGG GTGACAGCATTACAACTCATGGCCCAATAGTAGAGAATGTGGTCAGTGTCCGTAAGGAACCCTACTCTCTACCTCAAGGCTTCTCCTGGGATACTCTGGACTTGAGCAACCCTACAATG TTGAAAGAGCTGTGCACCCTACTGAACGAGAACTACGTGGAAGAAGATGACAACACTATCAGATTGAACTTCTCTCTGGAGTACCTGCAATG GGCTCTGCAACCTCCTAACTGGCTGGCTCAGTGCCACTGTGCTGTACGAGTCGACGCCAACAAGAAGTTAGTGGGCTTCATTGCTGCCGTTCCTGCAAATATCCGCATATATGAGGC GGAGAAGCGGGTGGTACAGGTCAAAttcctgtgtgtgcacaagaAGCTGCGTCTCAAGCGGATGACTCCAGTTCTGATCCGAGAGCTCACCAGACGGGTTAACCAGCAGGGTGTCAGCCTGGCTGTCTACACAGCTGGAGTAGTGGTGCCCACGCCACTAAGCTCCTGCAG CTACTGGCATCGCCCTCTGAATCTCCGTAAGTTGATCGAGGTCAGCTACCCAGGTCTGAGACTGAAGGTGAACCTGCAGAGAACGCTCAAACTCAACCGTCTGCCTGAG GTGACAAAGACACCAGGTCTGCAGCCAATGACCAAAGATGACGTTGAAGGGATATATTCACTACTCCAGAAAAACCTCTGCAGGTTTCACCTCAGCCCCATCCTGACAGCGCAGGAAGTAGAGCACTGGCTCTTGCCACGGGAGAATGTGATTGACACCTTCGTGGTGAAG GGACACGATGGTACACTGACAGATGTAGTGAGTTTCTACAACGTCGCCTCCACGGTGCTGAATCACACAGTTCACACTGGCCTGAGAGAGGCTCATCTTCTCTACATTGGTTGTACTGCCACAGACCCAGTCGACCTCGTGGAGGACACGCTGGTCCTGGCTAAATCT AAAGGTTTTGACATCTTCTGTGCTCTCGATGTGATGGATAACATGTATTTCCTGGAGAAGCTGAAGTTTAGCATCAGTGACAAGAGCCTTCATTACTACCTGTACAACTGGATGTGTCCAAATATGAGGCCAGACAAG gtggGCTTGATGCTACCTAACTAA